The Roseibium sp. Sym1 nucleotide sequence GCCGGGTCCCTGCCCACCTTGAACCAGGCGAACAGATAATAGAGCGCCACCAGAAGCAGGCCGCCGCCGCCAATGAGTTCGGACCTGTAGTCGCTCAGGAAGTATTGCATCTGCTGCGCGCTTGAGGGCCTGGAGACGGCGCCGACAGGCATGCTGACGACAACCGTCAGCCCTTCCCGGACCGACAAGGGGTGCGTGGTGGCGAAAACCACTTCGGACCCGCCGTTTTCCGCCTTGGCGGTGTAGTTCTGGCCGGTCGCTCCGAAGGGACCGGTATAGGCCGACCACTCCGTTGCCTTTACGCCCTCCGGCAACCTCACCCGTGCGACAGCCTCGTCGATCGGAAAGTTCCACTCGTTGCCGGTGACGTTCCAATAGACCTCGTCGTGATCGTCAAAGAACCTTACCTGCCGGTCCGTCCGGTACTTGATGGTGTAGGTGTAGACGCCGGGCTGCAGGAAGACGCTTTCCTCACCGATGTAGATCCGGATGCCGGCACCGTTCTGCCGGGCAAAGTTGGGTGCCGGCTGCCCGTCCTGCAGGACCGACAGCAGCTCGAAACCGACCCGGTAAACCCGGCCGTTCGCGCCTTCCGCCGTCAGCGGGATGTCCCGGAAGATGCCGCGCTTGATCTGGGCTCCTTCCGCGCGCACCCGGATCGTTTCCGTCACGGTCAGTGTTCCGTTGCTGTCGACATCGATATCGGACGCAAAGGAAAGGATCCGTTCGTCGGCCTGGACACCCAGTCCTGCGAACACCAGAAAAAGAGCGGCAAGGCAGGCTGATGCGAACTGTTTGAGCATCCCGTCGGTCTCCCTCAGAATTTCACGTTCGGCACGGCCCGGTCGGCCTCGTCCTCGATCTCGAAATATTCCGCTTTCTCGAACTTGAACTGGCTGGCAATCAGGTTGGAGGGGAAACTCTCGACCGCAACGTTCAGGTTGCGCACCGCGCCGTTGTAATACCGGCGGGCCATCTGGATGGCGTTTTCGATCTCGTCGAGGGACTGGTGCAGGTCGGAGAAGTTCTGGCTGGCTTTCAGGTCCGGATAGTCCTCGGCAACGGCGAACAGCCGGCCCAGCGCCTGCGACAGCATGCCTTCCACCCTGGCACGGCCGGCGACATCGTCCTGAGGCAGGGCACCGACTTCCGCCCGAAGCTCGGTGACCGATTTCAGCGTCTCGTTTTCGTGGGAGGTGTAGCCCTTGACGGTTTCGACCAGGTTCGGGATCAGGTTGGCCCGGCGCTTCAGCTGGACATCGATGCCGCTCCAGCCCTCCTCGACCATCTGCCGTTTCCTGACGAGAGCATTGTAGAGAATGATCGCAAAGACGCTGAGCGCGATCAGGAGCGCGAGAAAAAACCAGGCCATCGGGGAAACCTCCAAGAAATCAGGCTCTGGAAGCTAGCCGCCGGGAGCGCGATTGTCATCCCGCCGAAACCGTCTCAAACGTATCAGGTCTGTATCAAACGCCATTCTGTGCCGCAGAACACATTTTTGTGCCGGCAGTTCCAGGAAGCGTGGATATCATTCCGCTGCCTGGTTGTGGTAGCCGACGCCGCCGGCCTCGGTCTCCAGGAAGGCTGCGCCGCAGGCTTTGGCCAGCTCGCGCACGCGCAGAATGTAGCTCTGGCGCTCGGTGACCGAAATCACGCCGCGGGCATCAAGCAGGTTGAACGCGTGGCTGGCCTTGATGCACTGGTCATAGGCCGGCAGCACCACCTGGTGCACATTGGCGCCGTTGTCGTCCCGCGCCCTGGCACCGGCCTCCAGAAGCGACCGGCATTCGGCCTCGGCATCCTTGAAGTGACGGAACAGCATGTCCGTGTCCGCGTGCTCGAAATTGTGCCTGGAATATTCCTGCTCTGCCTGCAGGAAGACGTCGCCATAGGTGACCTTGTCGGCCCCGTCCATGCCGTTGTAGTTCAGGTCATAAACGTTATCGACGCCCTGGATATACATGGCCAGCCGTTCCAGGCCGTAGGTCAGTTCCCCGGAGACCGGCGAACATTCGAACCCGGCCACCTGCTGAAAGTATGTGAACTGGGACACTTCCATGCCGTCGCACCAGCATTCCCAGCCAAGGCCCCAGGCGCCCAGCGTCGGGCTTTCCCAGTCATCCTCGACAAAGCGGATGTCATGCACCTTCGGGTCGAGGCCGATGGCGTAGAGCGAGTTCAGGTACAGCTCCTGCAGGTTCGCCGGAGACGGCTTCAGGATCACCTGGAACTGGTAATAGTGCTGCAGCCGGTTCGGATTCTCGCCGTAGCGGCCGTCTGTCGGGCGGCGGGACGGCTGCACATAGGCGGCCTTCCACGGGCGCGGCCCGAGGGAGCGCAAGGTCGTCGCCGGGTGAAAGGTGCCTGCGCCGACTTCCATGTCATAGGGCTGCAGAACCACGCAGCCCTGGTCCGCCCAGAAGCGCTGCAGGGTCAGGATCAGGCCTTGAAAGGAGTTTTCCGGACGCATATGCGCCGGCAGGGTTTCAGTCGACATGGGGTGTTCCGCGAAAATGGCTGGTTCCGGCGGCGACAGGTGCCACGATGCGGAGGGAAGGTCAAGGTGGCGGGTGGGAAATGTCTTTCGACTGCTCCCTCGTCATTTTTCGTCACAAAGCAATCGCATTTGTCCGGCACCCCACTTTCAGACAGCAAAGTTACCTCTCCCTTGGGGAGAGGTCGGACCGAAGGTCCGGGTGAGGGGGCAAAGCTTTCCGTATCCTTAAAGCGTTTGCCCCCTCACCCCAGCCCTCTCCCAACGGGAGAGGGAGAAAAGCTTTGCCCACTGCAGGTGCACTGCCTTCGATGACGAGGGAGACACTTTCAACAAATCCGGTCCTAGCATTTGCATTGACGAGCCTGCCCGTTCCGGATACCAAATTCCCCGGCCCCGGATTGCCCGCCGCTCGCAGACGCTACCGTCCTGGTGAAAGTCCGGCTGAAACGACTTTCTGTTTCCCCGACGCATTTCGCGCTGGTGGCAATGCGAGCCCCTCCTCAAAATCGAAATGCCCATCTGGAGCGCAGAATGTCCAAGGACACCTCCCGGGCGAATTCCTTCACCCATGGACCAATCGGTCCGACCCTTTTGAAGACCGCCCTGCCGATCGTGCTTGTCATGAGCATGAACGGACTTCTCACGGTCGCCGACGCCGTCTTTCTCGGGATCTATGTCGGCCCGGACGCACTCAGCGCGGTCACTCTCATGTTTCCCGCCTACATGCTTCTGGCCGCCCTGGCGACGCTGGTTTCCAGCGGCATGTCGAGCCTGCTCGCCCGGCACCTGGGCGGTGGCCGCATGGACGAGGCCCGCGCGGTCTTTGCCGGAGCTCACGGACTGGCACTGACCGCCGGTATCCTCCTGATCGTGCTTCTGCTCGGCATTGGCCGGACGGCAACACAGGTGGCGGCCGACGGATCGGCCGAGATCGCCGCCATGAGTTACGTCTACCTGGCAATCACCATCGGATTCTCGCCCCTGATGTTCGTGCTGGCGGTCAATTCCGACGCCCTTCGCAACGAAGGCCATGTCATGATGATGGCCGGGCTCAGCCTGTCCGTGTCGCTGGCCAACCTGGCGCTGAACTACGTGCTGATCGTCCTTCTCGATCTCGGCGTGGCCGGCAGTGCGCTCGGGACGGTGCTGGCGCAGGCGCTCGCGCTTGTCTTTGTTGTCGGCTACCGGCTGAGTGGCCGCACGACAATCGGCCCGAGGGATGTTTTTGCACAGCCGCTGACATCGGACTGGCCCGGCATCCTGTCACTCGGCGCGCCGCAGAGCCTGAGTTTCATCGGCATCGCGCTCGGGGCATCGGCAACCATCACCGTTCTGCAACGGTTCGGCGCCGAAGGTTACGAGACCACGGTGGCCGCCTTCGGCGTGACCACAAGGATCATGACCTTTGCCTATCTGCCGCTGCTCGGTCTTTCCATGGCTTTCCAGACGATGGTCGGCAACAATGCAGGCGCATTGTTGTGGCAGCGCTCGGATGCCACGCTTCGCCTCGGACTCGGGCTCGCCTTTCTCTACTGCCTTGCGCTGGAAGCCGGGCTGACATTCGCCGCGCCATGGATCGGCCGCGCCTTTGTCGATGACCCCGTGGTCATCGGCGAGATCGGCCGTATCCTGCCGGTGATGGTGGCGATGTATTTCGCCGCAGGGCCGCTCATGGTGGTGGCGACCTATTTCCAGGCGCTCGGGGACGCCCGCCGTGCGGCGCTGCTCAGCCTGGTGAAGCCCTATGCGTTCTTCCTGCCGTTGCTGTTCGTGTTGCCGCTCGGCTTCGGTGAACCGGGTATCTGGCTGTCCGGTCCCGTGGCGGAAGGCCTGCTTGTCCTGTTGACCGCTGCCGTGTTGGCGGGAGCCGCGCGGAGCGGGTCGGCACGCTGGGGCCTGTTCCGGGCGCAAGTCTCGGCCTGATGAGGAAATGTGGCGGGCGGGACACCCTTCCCGCCCCTTTCAAGAGGTATCAGGCCTGCGGGCGGTATTTGCCGGTGTCCGGATCCAGAACCAGTTTCGGGCCCCGGCCATTCGGGTCGGCATTGGCAGCGGCCCTGGATATCCGGTTCTCGACCTCGGCCATCTTGCGCTTGACACGGCGCACGATCCAGTAGCCTCCAACGGCCAGCGCGGCCATGCCTATCAGTTCGGTCATGTTCTTCCCCTTCACTGCCCGATTGTCACACGGGCAATATGCCTTTTTAAAGGCCGTAGCGCGCCCACAATGCCCGCTCCTCCACCGACGATATCAGCTCGCCGCCAAGTCCCTCGACCAGTCTGCCATGGTCCAGACCGACCCCGACCCCACCCTTGCGGCCGAACAGGCCGCGCGGCGCGGAAATCAGTTTCGGCTCGGTCTTTTCGCCATAGCGCTCCTTCAGGACACCACGCAGATCGCCGATGGCATCCACCAGGCCCAGCTGGATCGCGGTCCGGCCCGTCCAGAACTTGCCTGTAAACAGGTCCGGGTCCTCGGCAAGCACGTCGCCGCGGCGGGATTTCACCAGATCGATGAAGGTCTCGTGAATGTCCTGCTGGAGACCTTTCAGGTATTCGATGTCCTCTTCCACTTCCGGCTGGAACGGATCGAGAATGACCTTCTTCTCACCTGCCGTGTAGACCCGGCGGTCGACACCGATCTTCTTGATCATCTCCGTGAAGCCGAAACCGGCCGCGACCACGCCGATGGAGCCGACGATAGAGGACGGATCGACAAAGATCTCGTCACCGGCAACCGCGATCATGTAGCCGCCGCTGGCGGCGACATCCTCGACAAAGACGAGAACGTCCTTTTCCTTCTCTTTTGCAAGATCACGGATACGCTTGAAGATCAGTCGCGACTGGACGGGCGACCCGCCGGGCGAATTGATGATCAGCGCGACGGCCGGCGCTTTTTTTACCGAGAAGGCCTTTTCGAGAGGAATGGCCGCGGTGGACAGGGACAGAGCCGACTTGATTGGGCCCCCACCGCCGATAGCGCCTTGCAGCCGCACGACCGGAATGATGGTCTTGTCGTTGCGAAACGGTTTGGGAAGATAGCTGCGAAGAGTGGAAAGCACGCGGAAAAGCCCTGAAAGAGTTTACAATCTCGGTTCGATATATGTATCGCGGCCCGGATTTGAAAGGCTCCGACCCAAGACTTTTGGCAAAGCGTTTCACAGCCCGCGCGCCAGCTGCCGTCCGCCGTTCCCGACCGGCCGGACAACCGGGCATGGACAGCGATTGAAACGAGGCCATGCCACGCCGGACTTCAGGAGCCGAAGGCGCTGATCTTCTTTTTGGGGCCGCGCTTGGGTTTCGCCCTGGTTTCCTCTTCCAGAGCCTTCAGCAGCTGTTCCGTCTTCGGCTCCGGTTCGGGCTCGAACGGCCATTGCAGCCGCACACCGGCCTGGCCCTGCCTGCGCCAGACGATCGTACCGTTGATCGGCAGATCGAGGCCGGGAATGGAGATCTCGATCTCATTCGGCAGACGTTCGAGCGCATCGCCTTCGAGGCGGCAACCGGACTTGCTGGCATCGACGACACGGCACTTCATCGTTATCGGGTGCGTCTTGCCGCAGATGACCGCCGTGATCCAGACCGGACGGCGGATCTCCTCACGCTTTTCGCCCGGCTCTTCCCGCTTGAACTGAAACGACAGCTGCGCTTCCTGGTCTCCATAGGCGACCACCGTTCCGCGAATGAGCTTGTTGAAACCGGCAATCCTGAGCCCGACCTCCTCCTTGAGCAGGTCAACCTTGTCGGAAGCGATCCAGCACCCTTCTTCGGTCAGGTCGTAGACAACAGCCTCGAAACAAGACATGTCCGCCAGATCGACGACCAGCGCCGCAATGCTGTTGTCCGTGTCTATAGCCATGACACAAGTGCTCGCGTCGTTCCCAAAAGTCCTGAAACGGATCTTACGACCGGATTCTGAAATCCCGGTTAAGCCACGGCGCCCTCTCCTCTTCACCTGCGCCGGGCTGGACTGGGCGGTCATACCACGCTTGCGGGAAGATCGCGCCTCAGCCGGTGTCCCGGTTGCGCCTGACGCCAAATCCCGAGGAGTCCGCCTTGCGCCCTGACTTGGCACCGGCTTTTTCGGCGAGGCCGGGTGGCCGGATACGCTCCTGCCCCTTTCGAGCGCCGCGTGCGAACTGCCACAAGAGCCTGACGCCGGCCAATCCTTCGGCGCGCCAGACAATCCTGCCGTTCACCGGAAGATCCAGCCCCGGGATCTGGAGTTGAATATCGGCCGGCAAGCCCTGAAGCTTCAGACTTGAAAGCCGGCATCCGGACGGACTTGCATCTATGATTTCGCAGCTGAACCCTTCCTGGCTCGTCTTGCCGCTCACAAAAGCCGGAATGGACACCTTGCGACGCCGTTCGCTCCGCTTTTCACTCGTCTCGCTGTCGGCAAACTCGTAGTGCACGGCAATGTCACCGGCACCGATCCCGGATATGCGTGCCTTGACCATCTGCTCGAAACCGGCGATCCGCAGACCGAGCGTCTTTCCGATTTCCTTGTGCCTGGTGGACTGAATTCGGCAGCCGGTCTGACTGAACTCCGAGGCGGACGTCTCCTCGCAGGCCAGTGTGTCGAAGTCCAGGACCAGGATGTGCAACACGGCACCTTCTGGGATTTTCATTTCCGGTTCGGTCAAGTCGCGCCCCCCGACGCTCGGCGTGGCACTCCTCCATGGCGACGAAATCCGAATTCGTGCGCTTGCGATAGACCACGCCTAAATCAATGCAAATCAAATTATCGACAGCACAGGGTCAAAACAAGTTAAACGAAGGTCGATTTCTCCCCAATACAAAACGCCCGAGAAGAAATAATGAAACTTTTTCATGAACTATGTTAACAACAATTCGCAACAATAGGTAAAATTACAACCCGAATCTCAATCAAGGGTTTTGTCGGCGAGCCTGTTCCGGATGCTGAGAAAGTCGCGCCAGGACAGGCGTTTCTCCAGCGGACTGCGCAGGAGATAAGCCGGATGATAGGTCGCAATGGCCGCAATTTCCTTGCCGCCGCCCGGATACGTCATCCAGCGCCCGCGCATCTTGCGAATGCCGTCCTGCACCCCGAGCAGGGTCTTCGCAGAGGCCGCCCCCAGGAACACCAGGACATCCGGATTGACCAGTTCGATCTGCCTGACGATGAAAGGCTTGCAGATTTCGGTTTCCTGCGGCGTCGGTGTCCTGTTTCCCGGCGGACGCCAGGGCACCACATTGGCGATATAGGCCGACGACCGGTCGAGGCCGATCGCGCCAAGCATCCGGTCGAGCAGCTGTCCGGACCGGCCGACAAAAGGTTTGCCCTGCAGGTCCTCGTCCCGTCCCGGTGCCTCGCCGACAAACATCAGCCGGGCTTCCGGATTGCCGTCGGCAAAGACCAGTTTCTTGGCCGTCAGCTTGAGATTGCAGCCCTCGAAGGCCGCCAGGCAGGCCTGCAAGTCGTCAAGCGACGCCGCGCGTGCCGCAAGGTCGCGGGCCATGGCGATGGCCTCTCCGTCCGGCAGGACAGCCGGGTGACTGCTATCGGATGCCGGGGAATGAGGCGCAGCCGGAGGCAGGCCCGGAACAGGCTGCGACCGGACCGCGCCCGGACCCGGAGACACCGCGATAGGAGCTGCGGGCGAAGTTGCCTGCATCCGTGCCTGGTTGCGCTGTTCGGCCTGCTGCCGGGTGAGCGCGAACCAGTCGACTGGGTCTTCGCCCGGAAAACAGTCCACGCCCGCACTGGCATAGAAATCCAGCAGGGCTTCGATCTGGCGCGGGTCGTCTGGAAAATGCTGCAAGAAAGGACCTCCGGCGCGGAGTTTACCCAGCCAGTGCCAGAGTACAAGCGCGGCGGCTTTGGCGATTGCACGTGCACCAGGGTTATCCAGCACCTGTTCACATTCGCCAACCCACGCGCGCCACAAATTACGCTTACGTAAACGTTAAGTATCCTCTTGACGCCCTCCGTCTGCTTTGCTCTATCTGGGCCAAACTTTGTCAACGGTCGCCGATTTCGCAATTGACGATGAAAAATGTCGTGTTTTGCGCTGCAAAATGGGGCACATAGGCGCTACGGCTTGAGCAACCAGCGGCCTGTTGGACAATGTCCCGCTCTGGCGACAGAGCGGCAGTTTGCGGAAAGGTGACCGATTTCGGTCCCGGTCCGCAGATCCGGGCAGGCCCCTTTGGGCGGAGGGAGATTTAGATGAGCGAACAAGAAGCGCTTGGCGAACGCGAAAGCATGGATGTGGATGTCGTGATTGTCGGCGCAGGCCCAGCCGGCCTTGCCGCGGCGATCCGGCTGAAACAGATCGCCGCCGACAAGGGCGAAGAGCTGAGCGTCGTTGTCCTGGAAAAGGGCTCGGAAGTCGGAGCCCATATCCTGTCCGGCGCCGTGATCGATCCGATCGCGCTGGACCAGCTGCTGCCGGAATGGCGCGAGGAAGACACGCCTCTCAAGACGCCGGTGACGGCCGACCATTTCCTTGTGCTGGGCCCCGCGGGCTCCATGCGCCTGCCGAACATGTTCCTGCCCAAGCTGATGAACAATCACGGCAATTACATCGTCTCTCTGGGCAATGTCTGCCGCTGGCTGGCAGAAAAGGCCGAAACCCTCGGCGTCGAGATCTATCCCGGGTTTGCCGCCGCCGAATTGCTATATGACGACAGTGGCAACGTCGCCGGCGTCGCCACCGGCGACATGGGCATCGGCCGCGACGGAAAACCGAACGCCATGTTCACCCGCGGCATGGAACTGCGCGGCAAGTACACGCTGATCGGCGAAGGCGCACGCGGCTCGCTGGCCAAGCAGTTGATCGACAAGTTCGACCTCGATAAGGACAGCGACGTGCCGAAATTCGGCATCGGCATCAAGGAATTGTGGCAGGTCGATCCGGAGAAACACAAGCCGGGCCTGGTACAGCACTCCTTCGGCTGGCCGCTCGACGGCAAGACCGGTGGCGGCTCGTTCCTCTACCACCTTGAGGACAACCAGGTGGCCGTCGGCTTCGTGGTCCATCTCAACTACGAGAACCCGTGGCTGTCCCCCTTCGACGAGTTCCAGCGTTTCAAGACCCATCCGGCGATCCGCGACACGTTCGAGGGCGGCAAGCGCATCTCCTATGGCGCGCGCGCAATCACCGAGGGCGGCTACCAGTCGGTGCCGAAACTGTCCTTCCCGGGCGGCCTCTTGATGGGCTGCTCCGCGGGTCTCGTAAACGTGCCGCGCATCAAGGGCTCCCACAACGCGATGTTCTCCGGCATGCTGGCCGCGGAAGAAGTCATGGCAGCGATCGGCCGCGGAGAGGCGCATACGGAGCTTACCGACTACGACACGGCCTGGCGCAACAGCCCGATCGGCACGGACCTGAAGAAGGTGCGCAACGCCAAGCCGCTCTGGTCGAAATTCGGCACCTGGCTCGGCATCGGCCTTGGCGGCATGGACATGTGGACCAACGAATTGTTCGGCTTCTCCTTCTTCGGCACGCTGAAGCATGGAAAGCGGGATTCGGAAACCCTGAAGCCGGCCAAGGATTGCAAGAAGATCGACTATCCGAAGCCGGACGGCGTCATCTCCTTCGACAAGCTGTCCTCGGTGTTCCTGTCCAACACCAACCACGAGGAAGAT carries:
- a CDS encoding LemA family protein; translation: MAWFFLALLIALSVFAIILYNALVRKRQMVEEGWSGIDVQLKRRANLIPNLVETVKGYTSHENETLKSVTELRAEVGALPQDDVAGRARVEGMLSQALGRLFAVAEDYPDLKASQNFSDLHQSLDEIENAIQMARRYYNGAVRNLNVAVESFPSNLIASQFKFEKAEYFEIEDEADRAVPNVKF
- a CDS encoding glycine--tRNA ligase subunit alpha, producing the protein MRPENSFQGLILTLQRFWADQGCVVLQPYDMEVGAGTFHPATTLRSLGPRPWKAAYVQPSRRPTDGRYGENPNRLQHYYQFQVILKPSPANLQELYLNSLYAIGLDPKVHDIRFVEDDWESPTLGAWGLGWECWCDGMEVSQFTYFQQVAGFECSPVSGELTYGLERLAMYIQGVDNVYDLNYNGMDGADKVTYGDVFLQAEQEYSRHNFEHADTDMLFRHFKDAEAECRSLLEAGARARDDNGANVHQVVLPAYDQCIKASHAFNLLDARGVISVTERQSYILRVRELAKACGAAFLETEAGGVGYHNQAAE
- a CDS encoding MATE family efflux transporter → MSKDTSRANSFTHGPIGPTLLKTALPIVLVMSMNGLLTVADAVFLGIYVGPDALSAVTLMFPAYMLLAALATLVSSGMSSLLARHLGGGRMDEARAVFAGAHGLALTAGILLIVLLLGIGRTATQVAADGSAEIAAMSYVYLAITIGFSPLMFVLAVNSDALRNEGHVMMMAGLSLSVSLANLALNYVLIVLLDLGVAGSALGTVLAQALALVFVVGYRLSGRTTIGPRDVFAQPLTSDWPGILSLGAPQSLSFIGIALGASATITVLQRFGAEGYETTVAAFGVTTRIMTFAYLPLLGLSMAFQTMVGNNAGALLWQRSDATLRLGLGLAFLYCLALEAGLTFAAPWIGRAFVDDPVVIGEIGRILPVMVAMYFAAGPLMVVATYFQALGDARRAALLSLVKPYAFFLPLLFVLPLGFGEPGIWLSGPVAEGLLVLLTAAVLAGAARSGSARWGLFRAQVSA
- a CDS encoding S49 family peptidase, coding for MLSTLRSYLPKPFRNDKTIIPVVRLQGAIGGGGPIKSALSLSTAAIPLEKAFSVKKAPAVALIINSPGGSPVQSRLIFKRIRDLAKEKEKDVLVFVEDVAASGGYMIAVAGDEIFVDPSSIVGSIGVVAAGFGFTEMIKKIGVDRRVYTAGEKKVILDPFQPEVEEDIEYLKGLQQDIHETFIDLVKSRRGDVLAEDPDLFTGKFWTGRTAIQLGLVDAIGDLRGVLKERYGEKTEPKLISAPRGLFGRKGGVGVGLDHGRLVEGLGGELISSVEERALWARYGL
- a CDS encoding PilZ domain-containing protein; amino-acid sequence: MAIDTDNSIAALVVDLADMSCFEAVVYDLTEEGCWIASDKVDLLKEEVGLRIAGFNKLIRGTVVAYGDQEAQLSFQFKREEPGEKREEIRRPVWITAVICGKTHPITMKCRVVDASKSGCRLEGDALERLPNEIEISIPGLDLPINGTIVWRRQGQAGVRLQWPFEPEPEPKTEQLLKALEEETRAKPKRGPKKKISAFGS
- a CDS encoding PilZ domain-containing protein; this translates as MKIPEGAVLHILVLDFDTLACEETSASEFSQTGCRIQSTRHKEIGKTLGLRIAGFEQMVKARISGIGAGDIAVHYEFADSETSEKRSERRRKVSIPAFVSGKTSQEGFSCEIIDASPSGCRLSSLKLQGLPADIQLQIPGLDLPVNGRIVWRAEGLAGVRLLWQFARGARKGQERIRPPGLAEKAGAKSGRKADSSGFGVRRNRDTG
- a CDS encoding uracil-DNA glycosylase encodes the protein MQHFPDDPRQIEALLDFYASAGVDCFPGEDPVDWFALTRQQAEQRNQARMQATSPAAPIAVSPGPGAVRSQPVPGLPPAAPHSPASDSSHPAVLPDGEAIAMARDLAARAASLDDLQACLAAFEGCNLKLTAKKLVFADGNPEARLMFVGEAPGRDEDLQGKPFVGRSGQLLDRMLGAIGLDRSSAYIANVVPWRPPGNRTPTPQETEICKPFIVRQIELVNPDVLVFLGAASAKTLLGVQDGIRKMRGRWMTYPGGGKEIAAIATYHPAYLLRSPLEKRLSWRDFLSIRNRLADKTLD
- a CDS encoding electron transfer flavoprotein-ubiquinone oxidoreductase, which translates into the protein MSEQEALGERESMDVDVVIVGAGPAGLAAAIRLKQIAADKGEELSVVVLEKGSEVGAHILSGAVIDPIALDQLLPEWREEDTPLKTPVTADHFLVLGPAGSMRLPNMFLPKLMNNHGNYIVSLGNVCRWLAEKAETLGVEIYPGFAAAELLYDDSGNVAGVATGDMGIGRDGKPNAMFTRGMELRGKYTLIGEGARGSLAKQLIDKFDLDKDSDVPKFGIGIKELWQVDPEKHKPGLVQHSFGWPLDGKTGGGSFLYHLEDNQVAVGFVVHLNYENPWLSPFDEFQRFKTHPAIRDTFEGGKRISYGARAITEGGYQSVPKLSFPGGLLMGCSAGLVNVPRIKGSHNAMFSGMLAAEEVMAAIGRGEAHTELTDYDTAWRNSPIGTDLKKVRNAKPLWSKFGTWLGIGLGGMDMWTNELFGFSFFGTLKHGKRDSETLKPAKDCKKIDYPKPDGVISFDKLSSVFLSNTNHEEDQPIHLKVKDDALQKSSEHDVFAGPSNRYCPAGVYEWIEEGEDAPKFQINSQNCVHCKTCDIKDPNGNITWTVPEGAGGPNYPNM